One stretch of Oncorhynchus keta strain PuntledgeMale-10-30-2019 chromosome 18, Oket_V2, whole genome shotgun sequence DNA includes these proteins:
- the LOC118397342 gene encoding POU class 2 homeobox associating-factor 2-like, with product METEYSKRAYQGVRVKHTVKDLLAEKRQRQTNGPRYSGGTSSQSSFVQMPGSHMIPGYYSMRRPFISDSDFSPKQFSADVYSSSLGSKPLGCDSSAMSGYSSFIDSYYQETFGDYRSAAFSTGGSSIFPSSALSSLLPPLSGESPHFLLRDSWEQSVADPVTQGEGLCADSLNSVPVSLPSPDPPGSPSQYRCSTRSSSMASAQPYALHPLEEVHYHTSYPAASTFTCPSYMTVSNDLASKMAPLANEDSDSTLATHSDTHTWVKEDVGSSWSPYEIRRTY from the exons ATGGAAACCG AGTATTCTAAAAGGGCCTATCAAGGGGTTAGGGTCAAGCACACAGTGAAAGATTTACTGGCAGAGAAACGACAAAGACAAACAAATGGACCAAGATATAGT GGAGGAACATCCAGTCAATCGTCATTTGTCCAAATGCCAG GGTCTCATATGATCCCTGGCTACTACAGCATGAGGCGACCCTTCATCTCTGACTCGGACTTCTCCCCTAAGCAGTTTTCAGCCGATGTCTACTCCTCATCCCTTGGGAGCAAGCCTCTGGGTTGTGATTCATCAGCCATGTCGGGATACTCCTCCTTTATAGACAGCTACTACCAGGAAACATTCGGAGACTACCGCAGTGCAGCCTTCTCCACCGGAGGGAGCTCCATCTTCCCCAGCTCCGCCCTGTCCAGTCTGCTACCACCTTTATCCGGAGAGTCCCCTCACTTCCTCCTG AGAGATTCATGGGAGCAGTCAGTGGCAGACCCAGTGACCCAGGGAGAGGGCTTGTGTGCAGACAGCCTGAACTCTGTTCCAGTCTCCCTGCCCAGCCCCGACCCTCCCGGGAGCCCGTCACAGTACCGCTGCTCCACCCGCAGCTCCTCCATGGCCTCGGCTCAGCCCTATGCCCTTCACCCTCTGGAAGAAGTACACTATCACACTTCTTATCCTGCTGCCTCCACTTTCACATGTCCTTCCTATATGACTGTCTCCAACGACCTAGCCTCCAAGATGGCCCCTCTAGCTAATGAGGACTCTGACAGTACCCTCGCCACACATAGTGACACGCACACGTGGGTGAAAGAAGATGTCGGAAGCTCTTGGTCACCATATGAGATTCGGAGGACTTATTGA